In the genome of Arachis stenosperma cultivar V10309 chromosome 6, arast.V10309.gnm1.PFL2, whole genome shotgun sequence, the window ACAAAGAGAGCTTGAAGAAAAGTTGGAATCCAACCTCCGAAATAAGGATTCCCGCAAAGATCGAGAAGACACCCCGTTAGGAGAAGAATACCCATTTATTGAGGATATCATGAGGGTTAAAGTTTCTAGAAAATTTAAGAGCCTTAACATGGATCTGTATGACGGGACGACTGACCCAAAGCATCACCTTAGTAACTTTAAAAGTCGGATGAACTTAGCCAACGCATCGGACGCTACTCGCTGCAAGGCCTTTCCGACGACCTTGACAAAggcggccatgaagtggtttgATAGCCTTCCCCCAGGTCGGTCACCAACTTTGACAACCTCTCACGTAAGTTCCTCACGCATTTCTCAATCTAGAAGGACAAAGTCAAGCATGCACCTAGCCTACTAGGAATGAAACAGGAGGTTGGAGAAAGCCTAAGAGaatacatggaaagattcaacaaggcGTGCTTGGAAATTCAAGACTTGCCTACTGAAGCAGTGATAATGGGTCTCGTTAATGGACTTCAAGAAGGACCCTTCTCCCATTCCATCTCAAAGAAACACCCGACTTCAttgagtgatgtacaagaacgagctgaaaagtacatcaatatggagaAAAACGCCAGGTTACGAGAATCGAGCTGGCGGCTAGGGCACCCCCACCaatcaaaagaaagaagagggagcCCTAGGAAGAAGTTGGATCTGAAAGGCCTAGAAGATATCACTCTTACACTCCTCTACGAGTTTTCCTAGTCGACGTATACAGGGAAATTTGTCACACTGAAAAGCTTCCTCCCCTACGACCCATCAAGAACAAAAAGGGGGGCGTAATGAATACTGTGAATCTCACAAGCTGTATGGACATTCTACTAATGATTGATACGACttaaaaaatgtgatagaaaagatGGCTAGGGAAGGTCGGCTAGACAGATATCTCATGAAAAGATCGGACAAtcatggaaaaagaaaaagagatgaaGAAGGTCACAGACAAAGAAGCCCGCCCCCGCAGACCCCAGAgcgacatatccatatgatatTAGAAGGATTTACGGGAGGAGGGTTGACTAAATCATCTCGAAAAAGGCATTTGAAGGAAGTCTACCAAGTTGGAAATGAAGGGTCCGACCTCCCAACTATCTTTTTCACCAAGGAGGACGAGCAATGTATTGTGTTCCGGCACTACGACCCGGTAGTAATCACTATGATTCTCGCCAACGCTCATTTACATAGAATCCTGGTGGATCAAGGGAGCTCGGCTGACATCTTGTTCAAACCAGCATTTGATAAGTTGGGATTGGACGAGAATGAGTTGAGAGCATACCCTGATACTCTCTTCGGACTAGGGGACACTCCCATTAAGCCACTAGGCTTCATTCCTCTACACACAACTTTTGGAAAGGGGATGAAATCCAAGACCTTAAGCATCGACTTCATTGTCGTCGATGTAGCTTCTGCCTACAATGCTTTGATAGGCAGAACAACCCTAAATCGGCTTGAAGCAGTGGTTTCTACCCCCCATATTTGCATGAAGTTTCCAATACCGGAAGGAATTACTACCATCAGAGGAGACCAGAAGCTAACAAGAAAGtgttacaatgaaagcctaaatctaAGAGGTAAAGGCAAAGAAGTCAATACCATTGAGCTCGGAGGGATTTGAGTTAAGGAAGAACTGCGACCACAGCCCAGAGAAAAGACTGAAGGGATACAGATCGGGCAAGAGATCGGGAAGAACACCAACATAGGAGCCAATTTAACAAAAGATCTGAAGTAGAAATTGGCGCAACTCCTACGAGAAAATTCCGATCTCTTCTCCTGGAAAGCTTCTGACATGCCTGGGATAGACCCCAAACTCATGTCACATAGGTTGGCTGTCCACCCAGGATCTCGACCTGTTCAAAAAAGAAGACGGAAGTTAGAACCTAAACGAGTTCAAGTGGTCGAAGAGCAAATGCATGCCTTGCTAGAGGCAGGCTTtatcagagaagtcaagtacccggCCTGGCTAGCAAATGTGGTGTTGATCAAGAAACAGAATGGCAAATGGAGGATGTGTGTTGACTACACTGATCTTAACAAGACGTGTCCAAAAGAACCATATCCTCTACCCGAtattgataccctagtagaTTCCAGCTTGGGATATCAATACCTGTCATTCATGGATGCTTACTCGGGATATAACTAAATCCCGATGTACAAATCAAACCAATAGAAGACATCATTCATCACGCCCAGAGCGAATTACTGCTATGTGATCATGCCATTTGGATTAAAAATGTAggggccacatatcaaaggCGGATGAATAAGGTGTTTGCACCTCATCTAGGAGAATTAATGGAGGTATATGTAGATGACATGCTGGTGAAAACCAAGGATGATGCCAGCCTCCTGAACGATCTCTCGCAAGTCTTCAACACCATAAGATTGCATAGGATGAGATTAAATCCTGATAAGTGCACCTTTGCAGTAGAGGCTGAAAAATTTCTAGgattcatgctaacacaaagggaattgaagctgaccctgataAGTGTAGAGCAGTCATAGAAATGAAGAGCCTGACCTGTTTAAAGGAAGTCCAGCAGCTGAATTGTCGACTTGCAACCCTATCCAGGTTCTTAGCATGATCGACATTAAGATCCTTACCACTTTTTGCCCTACTGAAAAAAGGATACCAGTTCGAATGAACTTCTGAGTGTGAAGAAACTTTTGAGGAGTTCAAAAGGTTTTTGAGCCAACCTCCCATTCTTACCCGGCCAAAAGCAGAGGAAGAATTCGTGTTATATATAGCTGTCGCCGAGAAGACCGTAGGATCAGTATTAATACGGGAAGATGAAGACATGCAACATCCTGTCTACTTCACAAGTAAGGTGCTACAAGGCCTTGAACTAAGGTATAAAAAACTTAAGAAGTTCGCATACGCCTTAGTTGTAGCATCTAGAAGACTTCGGCCTTATTTTCAAACTCATACTATGAGAGTTCGGACAAACCAGCCCATGAAACAAATCCTTCAGAAAACGGATGTTGCGGACAGAATGGTTCAATGAGCTATAAAGTTATTTGAGTTTGACTTGAAATACGAAACTCGGGTATCTATCAAAGTCCAATACCTCACCGACTTCGTGACCGAATATGCAGGAGACCAAGAAGAGGCCTCCACATacatattatattaatttagtctttaggattaaaatatatttttaatttaattataaatagaTAATTCATATTGTATATTCAATCacacaataataatattttaatatttatttttgagttatTATTACAACTTTTAACAtgacaaaagaacaaaaaactgacatttttttatcattgattcttttatatttatcgagcattttttttttattaaattagtgTATGTATGTAAAAAAATTTGGCAAATACTTTCATATATTTTCTTTCTATCAGCGATTTTATGAAGAAGAgcctttttttgctttttgtcATTGCAGCTGAACTAAAATTTATAATGAAACTTATGATGAACTAGGGTTTACAAACACAGtttcaaaaataaagaatttgCAATCCGATAATTGAGGGAGGACACCAAAATGACATTACTGTTTACGACTACTCAAGGGCTATTTTGTCATTTTTACACACGTGGGACACTTAACTATTATATATGCTAATTAATATGTAAAGTCAGTAACTTTTGTTAATAAATTATGCTAAAAATTAGACTAAAGACTAATTTAGTTATTGaaaataaatgttaaaaattgatatatgtattaatttttttaaaagactaaaatatctatttttaatattcttaaaaattaatttaaataattacttaCTTTAATTAAACCTTgaacttttaatttttgaatttctaaCTATATCAATTTAATAATCCGTTCGAAATAGAGATATATACTACGTTGCATATATATGTTGAATTGTGGTACGGTGTTCCTATCTTTTACAAATACGTGTGCTATCCTCTTAgctttattaatatttaataatcaGCAGCAACATTGTTTGAAAGAAAAGTATGAAGAGCTAATGGAATATTCATACAATGTGTAGAATGGAGGTTTGTGAAATATTAAAAATGTAATCATTAGTGTTACCTTTTCCCATCAGCTGAAGTTTTtaggatgagtggtatcataaCATAATATTAGAGCGCTAGATCCGAAAGATCAAGAGTTCGATTTTTAGTAAACCctaaaatcaatttaattttaggTCATTGTACAAATAGTCTATTGTCTCCCTAGCGGGATCGTTGTTTGAATTGAGGCCAAAATTAGAGAGTAGAGGCTTCTACTTATCTACTAGCTAATTACTTGTCAAACTTTCAAGTCGTTAAATTTTGACAAAACTTTGGGACATTGTTCTAGACTTGTGCCTAACGTATAACGTACGAGACATAGGACACATTTTGCGTTTCTTTGAAAATTCACTGCACCTTATTCTCAAAAATGATGCCTATATAAGGCTACATAAACACCCTGTTATTTATTGCCACAcacaaaaatagaaagaaaaaaaaatgaagtcGTCACTACTCTTTTTTTCACTATGCTTCCTATGCCTTTGcatttctcttcttccttctttctccaCCTCTACCATACTATTTCAGGTATATATCTGTCGCCAATATACTTTGTTGAAATTTTAAATGTTATTTGTGAAGAAGTATTACAttagttaaatttaaattaaatgaataataaaatttccttttctttttttaataagtCGAATTAATAGTACATATATATACTTAAATAGAACTGTTATCTTAAAGTTTTGGATAATATATATTATAGCATGCATCTAACTCATTTAATTATTTAGCGACGCTTTGAAACCGTTgttaaactaaataaaaactgtcgttatctattattattttagtagaTAAAAACATTAATATCATTAATTAGTTTAAGAAGAAATAATTGATAGTTTTGTTGATTTATCATTGTAGGGGTTTGTGTGGGCATCAAGTGAGCAAGAAGGAGGATGGTGGAATCATTTGAAGCCATTAGTGGGTGAGATTGCAGCTTCTGGTGCTGAATATGTTTGGCTTCCTCCTCCCTCTAATGCTGATGTTAACGGCTCTCAAggtatatattataaatttgatTTCTTCAACatagtttttctttttccctaATATATTCAGGATGAAACtttataataaattgtattcACACCTcttcaaataaaaaatgatattgaTGCTCACTATTTGTAGAAATGAAGTTATATACGTGTCGGCATCATAACTATATATCATCCATACTAGTCCCACTTTTTTTATAGTATTGTTATATatacacatttaataataagtaaaagaagatattaatattagtgaaaactcaggtgaagtcgacttcacgtgaagttgatatcgGAAAgtcgttagataaaaatttaatcaaatcaatcaaattatCTAACAACTCTCAAATATCAAATTTACGTAAAGTCAACTGTATTTGAATTTTCacaattaatattatatataatggaCACTTTAATAAATTGCTGCCCTGCCTAACGCGGTTGAAATTTGCAACTTTGTAAGTCGTGGGGTAGGGTCTTGACTCTTGAGTCTTGACTCAACTCCTTGTTTAtacatttttaaataaaattaaagaaatagtATTAGAATTCATGTCAGAATAAATATCCACAACTTAATTAGCCATAGCGTCGCTCATTTACGTAAATATCTCATTAATAAtacaatataattttaatataattttctcTAAATCAGTATAATAATATactgaaaagaaaaattattatacTATACAATGCaacaattatatatattctCTATTAATTCTTGAAAAAGTGAAAATGTTTAATCTAAGTCCATATATTTCACTTGAAATATACATCAGGTATAAATTTCTATTTGTAGACAAATAATGATAACTAATCTTAATGTCTAAGATATTTAattgtattttatatatttttatacttttaaatttgtatttaattattatattctaACTTAATTTGACTATGTACAAAGTCTTTTTATTCAAGTCAATAATTTTgactataaaattaaatatatcttctaattttttaatacttgtatttttattcttaaatttataatttttaaatttaatttgtcaaacataatatataaaacTTCTATGATATTCTAATAACTTGATcaactcttatttattttttattaaacttttatttttttaccatTGGTTGTTAACTTGAATAAGTAACTTTATCATTCATGAACATTCTAgtaataatttctaaaaattttaattcaacaTTCATCAACTTGTCGATAACCTCAGTTTAATTCCAATTCATTATTATCTCTTTcacaatataataattattaagttgttaattattttgatataatatatttttttagctAGTTATATaggttattttatttatatacacAAAAAAGTAGccattaaattaattattcatatagaatatatgttaaaatacaaaatttactAATATTCACAACTACATGGTAAATATGTTTAGTgactcaggtgcagtcgactttaAATGAAGTTGATAAGTGAGAGTCGTTAGATAATTTAACTGaattgactaaattttcatctaatggCTTTCAGCTATCAATtttacgtgaagtcgactgTAACTGAGTTTTTACCGTGTGCatatatataactttttttaGGTACAGTTGAGAGTAATggttattaaaaaagaaaaaacgtCAAAGTTTAATTGggaatttttttgtttcttttatatTATCAAAACAAtattaaattgttttcaataaATTCTGAAACTATAAAATAATATGATATATATCGAGAAATTTGTATAATATACATGTTATGCttgatttgaatttatatatgtAACAAAAATAGAACACACAATTTGAATTTGCAGGTTACTTGCCGAAGAGGCTATATGATCTTGACACATCCAAATATGGGAacaaggaagagttgaaatcaCTGGTTGCCGCATTCAAACAGAGTGGAGTAAAAGCCGTATCCGACATCGTCATCAACCACCGTATGCCGGAGAGATTCGACAGCAATGGAAATAGCATATTCGAAGGCGGCACCCCAGATAGTCGTCTAGACTGGGGTGTGGCCGAAATTTGCAGAGATGATCCTGAATTTCACGGTACAGGTATAATTTTCTAAGAAtaagaaatataattatttatataatattgtCATTATATTTCATAAAATATAATGTACATTTATTATTGAATAGTGAATAAATAGAAGTTTACATCTCATTTAACATAAATTGATCACATGTTAACACACAATATAATATGGTAAATTTTATAGTGTCTATTATTATATTGATCATATAAGTATAGTTGAAATTTAAGTTATATTGATTTCGCACATTTTTTGGTTACTTAcaattatgaattttttatttttaatattgaagTGATAgtggtatttttttaaaatatagatTATTGAAATGTTATTCTTAAATATGGAATCGTTTAACTAGAGAAGCAGAAATTGAATCGTACGATTTATAGAGGTACACAAATCGGATCGTCcgatttgtattaaaaaaagttaaaaaatttgaagtactgaaatcggaccctccgatttatgtactttctataattttaaaaaataccaaaaattacAATATTAAGGTGTATCACCACTTTTACttcaataacaacaacaatgagCCTTATGAACTTTtatatattcaaattcaaataacaTTACTCGGTTGGTGCAGGTAACCCTGACACAGGAATTGGGTGGGGTCAGGTCCCAGACATAGATCACACAAGTACAAGAGTACAACAAGAACTCTCAGATTGGATGAACTGGCTCAAAACAGAAGTAGGATTCTCAGGTTGGAGATTTGACATGGTTTTAGGATATGCACCAAAATTCACCAAACTCTATATAGACAACACAAAACCAGAATTTTCAGTTGGAGAATTATTTGAAAAAGTGGCCTTGGGAAATGACAACAAGCCCCTTGCAAACCAAGATGCACACAGGGGCAAATTGGTAAATTGGGTGAATGAGGTTGGAAGTGGTGTACTTACATTTGACTTCACAACAAAGATGATTCTTGGTGCTGCTGTTGAAGGTGAGTTATGG includes:
- the LOC130935788 gene encoding alpha-amylase-like, with product MKSSLLFFSLCFLCLCISLLPSFSTSTILFQGFVWASSEQEGGWWNHLKPLVGEIAASGAEYVWLPPPSNADVNGSQGYLPKRLYDLDTSKYGNKEELKSLVAAFKQSGVKAVSDIVINHRMPERFDSNGNSIFEGGTPDSRLDWGVAEICRDDPEFHGTGNPDTGIGWGQVPDIDHTSTRVQQELSDWMNWLKTEVGFSGWRFDMVLGYAPKFTKLYIDNTKPEFSVGELFEKVALGNDNKPLANQDAHRGKLVNWVNEVGSGVLTFDFTTKMILGAAVEGELWRLKDGNGKPPGMIGTKPESAVTLVDNHDTGSQKTYPFPEDKIMLGYVYILTHPGHPSIFYHDYFERQSGIKDNIKSLSAIRKRNGITATSSINILAAQADLYMANIANKIIVKIGPNENLGNLLPSNAQVVANGQDYAVWELK